From Thalassococcus sp. S3, one genomic window encodes:
- a CDS encoding PaaI family thioesterase, with translation MTTLGARMMEIDEGKVAIEAAIGSQVLQQHGAAHAGLAFSIGDSAAGYAALTVLPPDQEVVTAEIKVNFLAPARGDMLRATGHVIKPGRRLVIVTAEVHAIAGDQETLIALMQGTMVPVAP, from the coding sequence ATGACCACGCTCGGCGCCCGGATGATGGAGATTGACGAGGGAAAGGTGGCAATCGAAGCGGCTATCGGCAGCCAGGTTCTGCAACAACATGGCGCGGCCCATGCGGGGTTGGCCTTTTCCATTGGCGACAGCGCCGCGGGTTATGCGGCATTGACGGTCTTACCGCCCGATCAGGAGGTTGTGACAGCCGAGATAAAGGTCAATTTCCTCGCCCCGGCCAGGGGCGACATGCTCCGCGCAACGGGCCACGTCATCAAACCGGGGCGCAGACTTGTCATCGTCACGGCAGAGGTGCACGCCATAGCCGGCGATCAGGAAACACTGATCGCCCTCATGCAGGGCACGATGGTCCCGGTGGCCCCTTAA
- the folD gene encoding bifunctional methylenetetrahydrofolate dehydrogenase/methenyltetrahydrofolate cyclohydrolase FolD translates to MTATLIDGKAFAAKVRAQVAEHVATLKADHGITPGLAVVLVGEDPASQVYVRSKGKQTVEVGMNSYEHKLEADTSEADLLALIDQLNNDPAVHGILVQLPLPGHLNEDLVINSIDPAKDVDGFHISNVGLLGTGQKSMVPCTPLGCLMMLRDHHGSLSGMDAVVIGRSNIVGKPMAQLLLGDSCTVTIAHSRTKDLPDVVRRADIVVAAVGRPEMVPGDWIKPGATVIDVGINRIDAPEKGEGKTRLVGDVHFESCASVAGAITPVPGGVGPMTIACLLANTLTATCRANDLPEPQGLTA, encoded by the coding sequence ATGACCGCCACCCTGATCGACGGCAAGGCCTTTGCCGCGAAAGTCCGCGCGCAGGTCGCCGAACACGTTGCCACGCTGAAGGCGGATCATGGGATCACCCCCGGTCTGGCCGTCGTACTGGTGGGGGAGGACCCGGCGAGCCAGGTCTATGTCCGCTCGAAGGGCAAGCAGACGGTCGAAGTGGGGATGAATTCCTACGAGCACAAGCTGGAGGCCGATACGTCCGAAGCCGACCTGCTGGCGCTGATCGACCAGCTGAACAACGATCCGGCGGTGCATGGCATCCTGGTGCAGCTGCCGCTGCCGGGGCATCTGAACGAAGACCTCGTGATCAATTCGATTGACCCGGCCAAGGATGTGGACGGCTTTCATATCTCCAATGTCGGTCTTCTGGGCACGGGTCAGAAAAGCATGGTGCCTTGCACGCCACTGGGCTGCCTGATGATGCTGCGCGATCATCACGGCTCTCTGTCGGGCATGGACGCGGTGGTGATCGGACGCTCCAACATCGTGGGCAAGCCGATGGCACAGCTTTTGCTGGGCGATAGCTGCACGGTGACCATCGCCCACTCCCGCACCAAAGATCTGCCCGACGTGGTGCGCCGTGCCGATATCGTCGTTGCCGCCGTGGGTCGGCCTGAGATGGTGCCGGGCGACTGGATCAAACCGGGGGCCACGGTGATCGACGTGGGCATCAACCGCATCGACGCGCCGGAAAAGGGTGAGGGCAAGACCCGCCTTGTGGGCGACGTGCATTTCGAAAGCTGTGCTTCTGTCGCTGGCGCCATTACGCCCGTGCCGGGCGGTGTGGGGCCGATGACCATCGCGTGCCTGCTCGCCAACACCCTGACCGCGACCTGCCGGGCCAACGATTTGCCCGAGCCGCAGGGCCTGACCGCTTAA
- a CDS encoding chorismate mutase, translated as MRAPQDCTNMAELRAAIDELDREIVAKLAQRARYIDRAAELKRENGLPANIPARVEEVVSRVRTTAGEAGFDADLAETIWRAMIDWSIAREEQHLGS; from the coding sequence ATGCGCGCCCCTCAAGATTGCACCAACATGGCCGAGCTGCGCGCGGCCATCGACGAATTGGATCGCGAGATCGTTGCCAAACTTGCCCAACGCGCCCGCTATATCGACCGCGCTGCGGAGCTGAAACGGGAGAATGGCCTGCCCGCCAACATCCCCGCGCGGGTGGAGGAGGTGGTGTCTCGCGTCCGCACCACGGCGGGTGAGGCCGGGTTTGACGCCGACCTTGCCGAGACGATCTGGCGGGCGATGATCGACTGGTCCATCGCGCGCGAAGAACAGCATTTGGGGTCCTGA